One region of Channa argus isolate prfri chromosome 20, Channa argus male v1.0, whole genome shotgun sequence genomic DNA includes:
- the LOC137106131 gene encoding double C2-like domain-containing protein alpha isoform X1, translating to MTVRKGKRLAISIQEHMAIDVCPGPIRPIRQISAYFPRLSPTSSFSEPLSPNQVGAPTTLSPGAGQGGGGGGGGSSGLLSPQLPGAAGGGGSLSAMSSMDTSIEIDSCDSDDNTSLGTLEFDLLYEKATSSLHCTVLRAKGLKPMDFNGLADPYVKLHLLPGACKANKLKTKIVRNTLNPVWNETLTYCGITEEDMYRKTLRVSVCDEDKLTHNEFIGESRVALRRVKPDQTKHFNICLEHPPPLPSPTAMSTALRGISCYLREWETEQQRSLEERGRLLLCLQYLPPAGDGDVKGEAKERARGGLCVGVKRCAHLAAMDVNGYSDPYVKTYLKPDVHKKSKHKTAVIKKTLNPEFNEEFFYEISFSELATKTLEVTVWDYDLGKSNDFIGGVSLGCHSQGETLQHWIDCLKNKGKKVERWHTLTNELPGSTLQE from the exons ATGACGGTGCGAAAAGGAAAACGTTTGGCCATCTCCATCCAGGAGCACATGGCCATTGATGTTTGCCCAGGCCCCATTCGGCCTATTCGCCAAATCTCTGCCTACTTCCCGCGTCTCTCACCCACCTCTTCTTTCTCTGAGCCGCTCTCACCCAATCAGGTGGGGGCTCCCACCACACTCAGTCCTGGTGCAGGTCAgggtggagggggaggaggaggaggaagcagtGGGCTGTTGTCACCGCAGTTACCAGGGGCGGCAGGCGGAGGGGGCTCTCTGTCAGCCATGAGCAGCATGGACACCTCTATTGAGATCGACAGCTGTGACAGTGATGATAACA CCTCCTTGGGGACATTAGAGTTTGACCTGCTATATGAGAAGGCCACCAGCTCTTTACACTGCACAGTCCTGAGAGCAAAG GGTCTAAAGCCAATGGATTTCAACGGTCTGGCTGATCCTTACGTAAAGCTGCACCTGCTGCCAGGAGCCTGCAAG GCCAATAAACTGAAAACCAAGATTGTTCGAAACACACTCAACCCCGTGTGGAACGAGACGCTCACCTACTGTGGCATCACAGAGGAGGATATGTACCGAAAAACACTCCG GGTGTCCGTGTGTGACGAAGACAAGCTGACACATAATGAGTTCATTGGGGAGTCGCGGGTGGCCCTGCGTCGCGTAAAGCCTGACCAGACCAAACACTTTAACATCTGTCTGGAGCATCCACCTCCT TTGCCATCACCAACCGCAATGAGCACAGCCCTGAGAGGAATCTCCTGCTACCTTAGAGAG tgggagacagagcagcagagaagtCTCGAAGAGAGAGGACGCTTGCTGCTCTGTCTGCAGTACCTACCCCCAGCCGGCGATGGCGATGTGAAGGGCGAGGCCAAGGAGAGGGCTCGTGGTGGGTTGTGTGTAGGTGTCAAACGCTGCGCCCACCTGGCAGCAATGGATGTGAATGGTTACTCGGACCCCTACGTCAAAAC GTATCTCAAGCCAGATGTTCACAAGAAATCCAAGCACAAAACAGCAGTCATAAAAAAGACTCTCAACCCGGAGTTTAATGAg GAGTTCTTCTATGAAATCTCCTTCTCAGAATTAGCTACCAAGACACTGGAGGTCACAGTGTGGGACTATGACCTGGGAAAGTCCAATGACTTCATAG GGGGAGTGTCCTTAGGGTGTCATTCACAGGGAGAGACTCTACAGCACTGGATAGACTGTCTGAAGAACAAGGGCAAGAAAGTGGAGCGCTGGCACACGCTGACCAACGAGCTGCCTGGATCCACCCTGCAGGAATGA
- the LOC137106131 gene encoding double C2-like domain-containing protein alpha isoform X2: MTVRKGKRLAISIQEHMAIDVCPGPIRPIRQISAYFPRLSPTSSFSEPLSPNQVGAPTTLSPGAGQGGGGGGGGSSGLLSPQLPGAAGGGGSLSAMSSMDTSIEIDSCDSDDNTSLGTLEFDLLYEKATSSLHCTVLRAKGLKPMDFNGLADPYVKLHLLPGACKANKLKTKIVRNTLNPVWNETLTYCGITEEDMYRKTLRVSVCDEDKLTHNEFIGESRVALRRVKPDQTKHFNICLEHPPPLPSPTAMSTALRGISCYLREWETEQQRSLEERGRLLLCLQYLPPAGDGDVKGEAKERARGGLCVGVKRCAHLAAMDVNGYSDPYVKTYLKPDVHKKSKHKTAVIKKTLNPEFNEGECP, encoded by the exons ATGACGGTGCGAAAAGGAAAACGTTTGGCCATCTCCATCCAGGAGCACATGGCCATTGATGTTTGCCCAGGCCCCATTCGGCCTATTCGCCAAATCTCTGCCTACTTCCCGCGTCTCTCACCCACCTCTTCTTTCTCTGAGCCGCTCTCACCCAATCAGGTGGGGGCTCCCACCACACTCAGTCCTGGTGCAGGTCAgggtggagggggaggaggaggaggaagcagtGGGCTGTTGTCACCGCAGTTACCAGGGGCGGCAGGCGGAGGGGGCTCTCTGTCAGCCATGAGCAGCATGGACACCTCTATTGAGATCGACAGCTGTGACAGTGATGATAACA CCTCCTTGGGGACATTAGAGTTTGACCTGCTATATGAGAAGGCCACCAGCTCTTTACACTGCACAGTCCTGAGAGCAAAG GGTCTAAAGCCAATGGATTTCAACGGTCTGGCTGATCCTTACGTAAAGCTGCACCTGCTGCCAGGAGCCTGCAAG GCCAATAAACTGAAAACCAAGATTGTTCGAAACACACTCAACCCCGTGTGGAACGAGACGCTCACCTACTGTGGCATCACAGAGGAGGATATGTACCGAAAAACACTCCG GGTGTCCGTGTGTGACGAAGACAAGCTGACACATAATGAGTTCATTGGGGAGTCGCGGGTGGCCCTGCGTCGCGTAAAGCCTGACCAGACCAAACACTTTAACATCTGTCTGGAGCATCCACCTCCT TTGCCATCACCAACCGCAATGAGCACAGCCCTGAGAGGAATCTCCTGCTACCTTAGAGAG tgggagacagagcagcagagaagtCTCGAAGAGAGAGGACGCTTGCTGCTCTGTCTGCAGTACCTACCCCCAGCCGGCGATGGCGATGTGAAGGGCGAGGCCAAGGAGAGGGCTCGTGGTGGGTTGTGTGTAGGTGTCAAACGCTGCGCCCACCTGGCAGCAATGGATGTGAATGGTTACTCGGACCCCTACGTCAAAAC GTATCTCAAGCCAGATGTTCACAAGAAATCCAAGCACAAAACAGCAGTCATAAAAAAGACTCTCAACCCGGAGTTTAATGAg GGGGAGTGTCCTTAG
- the prrt2 gene encoding trafficking regulator of GLUT4 1 isoform X2 gives MAVNMMPAPAIWPGEEQPSLLDQDGSLLSQDHVSVPCPPVRGEQLIHSSRPAITRPPRSKSKGELVIVINEKLSNSNGIHSEPLESASPVISSPPRRQHSISYPHHGKTRKGSRAGSISYTAFSPRPSLSRHSSIATNPPLDRTKVKDYLLLSVLACFCPVWPINIVGFVYSIMSKNSLEQGNLDGAVRLGRVAKMLSMVSLVGGTVIIIACIVNLAINVKT, from the exons ATGGCTGTGAACATGATGCCAGCTCCTGCAATTTGGCCAGGAGAGGAACAACCATCATTGCTGGACCAAGATGGCTCTCTGTTGAGCCAAGACCACGTCTCTGTACCCTGCCCACCAGTCAGAGGTGAACAACTCATTCACAGCAGCCGCCCGGCCATCACACGTCCCCCCCGCAGCAAATCCAAGGGAGAGCTAGTCATAGTCATCAACGAGAAACTAAGCAACA GTAATGGGATCCACTCAGAGCCTCTCGAGAGCGCCTCTCCTGTCATCTCTTCCCCTCCCCGACGACAACACTCTATCTCATACCCCCATCATGGCAAAACTAGGAAGGGGAGTAGGGCAGGCTCCATCAGCTACACCGCCTTCTCACCAAGACCATCGCTGTCTCGTCATTCCAGCATCGCCACCAACCCGCCCTTAGACCGGACCAAGGTTAAAGACTACCTGCTCTTGTCTGTGTTGGCCTGCTTCTGTCCAGTCTGGCCCATCAACATTGTGGGATTTGTGTACTCCATCATG TCCAAGAACAGTCTCGAGCAGGGAAACCTGGATGGCGCTGTGCGTCTGGGACGCGTAGCCAAGATGCTCTCCATGGTGTCACTAGTAGGAGGGACGGTCATTATCATCGCCTGCATTGTCAACCTGGCTA taaATGTGAAAACCTGA
- the prrt2 gene encoding trafficking regulator of GLUT4 1 isoform X3 codes for MAVNMMPAPAIWPGEEQPSLLDQDGSLLSQDHVSVPCPPVRGNGIHSEPLESASPVISSPPRRQHSISYPHHGKTRKGSRAGSISYTAFSPRPSLSRHSSIATNPPLDRTKVKDYLLLSVLACFCPVWPINIVGFVYSIMSKNSLEQGNLDGAVRLGRVAKMLSMVSLVGGTVIIIACIVNLASECPKSDL; via the exons ATGGCTGTGAACATGATGCCAGCTCCTGCAATTTGGCCAGGAGAGGAACAACCATCATTGCTGGACCAAGATGGCTCTCTGTTGAGCCAAGACCACGTCTCTGTACCCTGCCCACCAGTCAGAG GTAATGGGATCCACTCAGAGCCTCTCGAGAGCGCCTCTCCTGTCATCTCTTCCCCTCCCCGACGACAACACTCTATCTCATACCCCCATCATGGCAAAACTAGGAAGGGGAGTAGGGCAGGCTCCATCAGCTACACCGCCTTCTCACCAAGACCATCGCTGTCTCGTCATTCCAGCATCGCCACCAACCCGCCCTTAGACCGGACCAAGGTTAAAGACTACCTGCTCTTGTCTGTGTTGGCCTGCTTCTGTCCAGTCTGGCCCATCAACATTGTGGGATTTGTGTACTCCATCATG TCCAAGAACAGTCTCGAGCAGGGAAACCTGGATGGCGCTGTGCGTCTGGGACGCGTAGCCAAGATGCTCTCCATGGTGTCACTAGTAGGAGGGACGGTCATTATCATCGCCTGCATTGTCAACCTGGCTAGTGAGTGTCCCAAATCTGACCTTTAA
- the prrt2 gene encoding trafficking regulator of GLUT4 1 isoform X1, which translates to MAVNMMPAPAIWPGEEQPSLLDQDGSLLSQDHVSVPCPPVRGEQLIHSSRPAITRPPRSKSKGELVIVINEKLSNSNGIHSEPLESASPVISSPPRRQHSISYPHHGKTRKGSRAGSISYTAFSPRPSLSRHSSIATNPPLDRTKVKDYLLLSVLACFCPVWPINIVGFVYSIMSKNSLEQGNLDGAVRLGRVAKMLSMVSLVGGTVIIIACIVNLASECPKSDL; encoded by the exons ATGGCTGTGAACATGATGCCAGCTCCTGCAATTTGGCCAGGAGAGGAACAACCATCATTGCTGGACCAAGATGGCTCTCTGTTGAGCCAAGACCACGTCTCTGTACCCTGCCCACCAGTCAGAGGTGAACAACTCATTCACAGCAGCCGCCCGGCCATCACACGTCCCCCCCGCAGCAAATCCAAGGGAGAGCTAGTCATAGTCATCAACGAGAAACTAAGCAACA GTAATGGGATCCACTCAGAGCCTCTCGAGAGCGCCTCTCCTGTCATCTCTTCCCCTCCCCGACGACAACACTCTATCTCATACCCCCATCATGGCAAAACTAGGAAGGGGAGTAGGGCAGGCTCCATCAGCTACACCGCCTTCTCACCAAGACCATCGCTGTCTCGTCATTCCAGCATCGCCACCAACCCGCCCTTAGACCGGACCAAGGTTAAAGACTACCTGCTCTTGTCTGTGTTGGCCTGCTTCTGTCCAGTCTGGCCCATCAACATTGTGGGATTTGTGTACTCCATCATG TCCAAGAACAGTCTCGAGCAGGGAAACCTGGATGGCGCTGTGCGTCTGGGACGCGTAGCCAAGATGCTCTCCATGGTGTCACTAGTAGGAGGGACGGTCATTATCATCGCCTGCATTGTCAACCTGGCTAGTGAGTGTCCCAAATCTGACCTTTAA